A region of the Vanrija pseudolonga chromosome 2, complete sequence genome:
GACCGGATTTCGATTGTTCccaggcagcggcgcagcggccaACAAGCTCATGCACTCTTGCACGGTTCAGTAGcgaacgccgccgcgagcgaggggcgagAGATCGGAACCCGCGGCACGAACGGCAGGCAAGCAATCACACTCCATCACGTGTACCGCCGACCGACGCTCCGACATCAAGTGGCCGCGCCCGCCTCTGCCCGTGGCCCGTGGCCGTCAATAGCCGCCGGAGTGACGGCCGGAGGGTTCCAGCgggtgtggtggtcgacgacgtcgcccagGCCCTGTGGCTTACTGAAGGCTTGCTTGGCCCGCCAAAAGTAGAGCCACATGTTCGCTTTCTCAGGGCCGGCTGCCAGTTGGCCCTTGGCGCGCGGGCCAGAAGTGGCATGCTGTAAGGCGGCGGGCACTTGAGGCAGGCCTGGCTCACTGATTGCGCACCTCCATTCGCACCTGACCATGATCACTGATCGGACCGGGTCCCGCGCAAGTCAACTGACTTGCGGAGCAGCTGTTTGGCGTCGACAACCGCGCTCCCCATCTCTTTCGGAGCGGGGTCCGGaggtgtcgagcgcgacagAGACATACTTAACCTCGAGCCCCGCATCCCCGGTTGCCCCACAACCCTCCACGGATccccgcggcgacgagctaGCTTTGAACACTTttcaagggcgacgacggcgacacgcgATCAAGTTAAAGGAAGACAGGCAGGCAACACAAACTCCCGACGCCAACAAACAACCTTTCTTTTACctaccccaccaccaccgctaCCGCAATGTCCACACCATACGAGAAGGACAGGCCGCAGCACGCCGAGAatgccgacctcgagcacggcgacatGGTCAAGGACCACACCCACACGGCCGGCGACATCAAGCACggcgaccgcgcgctcgcgtacattggcgacgagcgcatcGACCTCACAGAAGAGGACAACCGCCGTATCCGCCGCAAGACGGACAAGGTCATCCTGTCGATGCTGTGCTGGGTGTACTTTTTGCAGATTATCGACAAGTcggtccttggcctcggcaacgTTTGGGGCCTGAGCAAGGACACCAACCTGCACGGCTCGCAGTACTCGACCATCTCGACCATGAACGCCATTGCCCAGCTCGCATGGCAGCCCTTCTCGTCGTACATCATCGTccgcgtgccggcgcgtACCCTCATGACGGTGCTCTGCTTCGGCTGGGGAACCGCCCAGGCGTGCATGGCGGCCAGCCACAACTTTGGCGGTCTGATGGCGACCCGTTTCCTGCTTGGTCTCTTCGAGGCCGGATGTCTCCCTCTCTTCTCGGTCCTCACGGCCCAGTGGTACCGTCGCTCCGAGCAGCCCCTGCGTGTGGCGGCCTGGTACTCGACCAACGGTCTCGCGACCATCTTTGCGGCTCTCCTCTCCTGGGCGCTCGGCCACGTCAAGTCGGACAAGATTCACGAGTGGCAGCTCCTCTTCatcatcgtcggcgtcatcacCGTCTTCACCGCCCCCGTCATCTGGTTCATGGTCGACTCGGACATCCCGTCCGCCCGCTTCCTCACCGAGCAGGAGAAGGCCATGGCCATTGAGCGTCTTCGTGCCAACCAGACCGGTACCGGCTCGAACGAGTTCAAGTGGtcgcacgtcggcgaggcctTCTACGACGTCAAGACCTACCTCTGGCTCTTCAtgtcgctcctcctcaacatCGGCGCGTCCGTCACCAACGCCTTCGGCCCCACCCTCATCAAGGGCTTCGGCTTCGACAACTACATCACTACGCTGCTCAACATGCCCTTCGGCTTCCTCCAGTTCCTGTGCATTCTCGCTGCGTCGTACGCTGCCCAGGTGTTCCGTATCAAGTCGGCCATCCTCGCGATTTTCGTCATCCCCGTcattgtcggcctcgcgctgctcttCTACGAAGGCACCCACGGCCTCCAGCAGGGTCCCCGTCTTGCCGGCTACTACCTTCTTGCGTTCCTCTTTGGCGGTAACCCGCTCATCGTGTCGTGGATGGTCGCCAACACTGGTGGCCAGACCAAGAAGACGGTCATCATCTCCATCTAcaacgccggcgcgtcggcaggCAACATTATCGGCCCCCTCCTCTTcaccgacaaggacaagccCGCCTACGTCCCCGGTGTCAAggccgtcctcggcatctTCTGCGCGCTCCTCGGTGTGATCGGCTTCCAGGTCTTCTCCATCTTCACCCTCAACAAGGTCCGCCAGAAGCAGCGTGTCGCTTTCGGCAAGCCCAAGTTCATCAAGGACACGTCCATGAGCTCCAAGTACGAGGCGTTCGGCCAGGAGGAccaggccggcgagggcccCCGTCTTGGTCAGAACGCGCTTCTCGATCTTACGGATTACAAGAACGACGAGTTTGTCTACGTTTACTAGGTTGCGGATTTGTACGAGGGTTTAATGCATTGTAGCGTTTCAGATCACcagtgcgagcgcgagaggggagggggagagacAAAGCGAGCCAACCTAATAACGATGGGCAAGTGCCACATGACTGTGCCACACGCCACAACCAACATCCTCCCACGAAACAAGGCATCACGAGCCCTCAATAATATCATCATCACAgcgcccgcccagcgcctcgaTGCCCAGTCAGTACCGGGGAATGGATTACTTGAGAGGCGTTAATACCGACCGGCCCAAGAACTGGGATCTGGCAAGTGGATCTACGACAGGGATCGGGCCCGCTACGCTCGGTAACCCCCACCTCCTTCTACCCCCTCTGCTCCTTAAGCATAATTGCTCCGCCAATTCATACTAGCAGCAGCACATGACTGATCTGCGGTGGGGATTGTCGCGGGTTGAATGTTGGCGAGTGCGGCACCCACTGCACTTGGCTCCCTAGTCTGCGAGGGCAACTGCCGGGCACCGCTACTCCTCACTCTCACTCCTCACCACTTGCCACTTTCCACTCACCACAGAGCTAGCCACTGCCTCCCCGAACGAAtgcccccgtcgccgcggcgaaTAAGCACACCATTGCCCCACCTCGCACCACCAGTCGGCACGGAACACCTCCGCCAAGTCCCCGCTGGCGCCACCACCTTCCACCGGCCCTGCGCCATGCCCCGGACACCCGCATACCCCCGACACTGCGCAGAGCCCCGCCGGTGGGCACGTGGGCCCCGTGGTC
Encoded here:
- the SPCC417.10_2 gene encoding putative transporter — encoded protein: MSTPYEKDRPQHAENADLEHGDMVKDHTHTAGDIKHGDRALAYIGDERIDLTEEDNRRIRRKTDKVILSMLCWVYFLQIIDKSVLGLGNVWGLSKDTNLHGSQYSTISTMNAIAQLAWQPFSSYIIVRVPARTLMTVLCFGWGTAQACMAASHNFGGLMATRFLLGLFEAGCLPLFSVLTAQWYRRSEQPLRVAAWYSTNGLATIFAALLSWALGHVKSDKIHEWQLLFIIVGVITVFTAPVIWFMVDSDIPSARFLTEQEKAMAIERLRANQTGTGSNEFKWSHVGEAFYDVKTYLWLFMSLLLNIGASVTNAFGPTLIKGFGFDNYITTLLNMPFGFLQFLCILAASYAAQVFRIKSAILAIFVIPVIVGLALLFYEGTHGLQQGPRLAGYYLLAFLFGGNPLIVSWMVANTGGQTKKTVIISIYNAGASAGNIIGPLLFTDKDKPAYVPGVKAVLGIFCALLGVIGFQVFSIFTLNKVRQKQRVAFGKPKFIKDTSMSSKYEAFGQEDQAGEGPRLGQNALLDLTDYKNDEFVYVY